In Patescibacteria group bacterium, the genomic window CCAACAAAATAGTCACCGGCCATCATTTTCAAAAGAACAGAATCTAGATACAAATACAATCTTTGAAAACCAACAAAAACTCCAAAAGGCAAACTAATAATAAATATATGTTTTATAACTTTGAGTTCAATTTTTTTGAAAAACGAAATATGCCATTTTCTTTTAAGCAATGTACTAGAGTAAATAAAATTGAAAATACTTGCGAAAACAAGCGCACTCATAACATACAAAATACTATAATCGAAAAATAAAAAATAAAAACCGAAACAGAGAACAATCAACTGAAAAACAACAGAAGAAATACTCTCAAAAATTAAATTATGATGTCCCCTGCTAATAGCGTAGAAAGTATATGTGAAGGAGTCGAGAGTAACTGCTAATGTTGAGAGTAGAATTAAATACTTAAGAGTACCGGTGTAGCCTAGGAAAAAAATAAATAAATATATCAATATCCAAGACAAAAACATTAAAGGAATTTTAATCGCTAAAATATTTGATATAAGTTTTGACGAGGATTCTTGATCTTTAGCTATTTCTCTAGTGAGGACATTAGCAATTCCAATATCAATAATTATTCCAAAAATACTAGCGAATGAAATAGCAAAGAAATACTGACCCAAACTTTCCGGCCCCAAGAAACGCGCTAGAATTGCAAAATAAGTAAAAGAAACTACCTTTTGCAGTATAAGAGCAAAGGTAAAATATGAGGTATTTTTTGCTATGTTTTGAACTTTTCCTGCCAGATTTTTGTAATTATTAAATAGATAACTAACTTAATTATAGTACATTTTAACTAAAATTAAAACAAAAAACTCCCCAGAAATAGGAAGTTTTTTTATATAAACAGAAATAGACGATTTCTGTCGTGAGTTTTGTCGAAGGATTAACGTTTTGACCATTGTGGAGCTTTTCTAGCTCTCTTTAGCCCTGGTTTCTTTCTTTCTTTTGATCTAGCATCCCTAGTCAGCCATCCTTTTGCTCTTAAGCTCGGTTTTAGTTCTACATTAATCAATAGTAATGCCCTTGAAATACCGTGTCTAGTAGCCTCTGCTTGGGCTTTTTTACCACCGCCATTAACAACTATCGAAAGATCGTAGTCAGCCATCAAACCAGCCATTTCAAGCGATTGTGTTGTGATATTTGCATAATTTTCAGTAAAATAGTCAACAAAACTCATTCCGTTAACAAGTGAATCACCGGCTCCTTTGTACAGTCTAACCTGAGCGACGGATGTTTTTCTTCTTCCAACCGCATAGGTATATCTTCCTTTAAATTTAATATCTTTAGGATCTTTAATTTTAGTCTTTTTAGAAGTTTTTTCTTGGCTCAAGTCACTCTCTCCCTCTTCGAGATTTACTTTGTCAACGACTTCTACTTCTTCAGTTTTCTTAGTAGTGGTTTCTTTACCCATATTATAAAATTATTAAAATTAACGAATAATCAATCTTCTTAACATATTATCTCTGAATTTTACTGGAGGTAGCATCTCACGAACTGCTCTTTTTAAAACTTCAGCTGGCCTAGATTTATTTAAATCTTTTAACTTTGTTTCTTTAAGTCCACCTGGATATCCAGAATATCTAAAATATTTTTTTTGTTCTAATTTTTTACCAGTGAAGGTTAGTTCTTTGATCCCTAAAACTTCAACCATATCGCCACAATCAGTATGTGGTTCAAATTCAGGTTTAATTTTACCTCTTAAGATAAGAGCAATCTCAGTAGCAACTCTTCCAACTGCTTTTCCTGAAACATCAATTGTGTGTTGTTTTCTTTCTATTTTAACCATATATTTATTCTCTTATATTAATTCAATTTGAGCAACTTGAGCACCATCACCTTGTCTAATTCCAAGCTTTACAATTCTTGTGTAACCACCTTGTCTTTCTTTATATCTTTTTCCTAAAATATCCATAGCCTTTTTAACAGCCAATTTTTGAGGCAAAACATCAATAAGTTTTCTTCTTCCTATTAAATCACCTGTTTTAGAAGCGGTTATAAGTTTTTCAACTAAAGGTCTTACAGCCTTTGCTTTTGCTTCAGTGGTTTTTACTTTTTCGTATATCAAAATACTAGATGCAAGATTTCTTAACATCATTTCCCTTGGGGCTTTTTTCCTATCCAAGATTTTCCCTTTTTTTCTATGTCTCATATATTTATATTATAAAATCTTATTCAGATTTCTTAGGTCTTCCTCTTTTTTTAGTAGGTTCATCGTCATTTGCTTCCTTAGCACTATCATCATCTGTAGCGACTTCTTCCTTCACTTTATCATCAACTTCTTCTTCTTCTTTCTCTTCTGTCTTGTCTTTTTTATCTTCAGATAAAGATGAAAATTGATCAATTAAAATTTCATTAGCTTGCCTAAATGCCTCAGCAGGAGTAATGGTTCCGTCTGTTAGGATATCAATCACTAATCTATCCCAATTGGTCATTTTACCGACACGTACGTTATCAATATCAATACCAATATTCAAAACTGGTGAAAAAATTGAGTCTATTTCAAGATAACCAATTTCTGTTGTTTTCTCTTCTCTAGCTTCAATGGTTTCATAACCGATACCTTTCTTTACAAAAATTTCCATGTTTATGTTTCCAGCCATATCAGTAAGTGTAGCGATATTTAAATCTTTGTTTACTACTTCAACACTTGAATCAGCTTTAATATCTGATGCCTTTACAATTTTTTTACCGGCAACACTTAATGAAAGTTTTACAACTTCATCTGTAAACATCTTTATTCTTAACTCTTTAAGATTCATCAGAATTTCAAGGATATCTTCTTTTACATGAGCAAGTGACATAAATTCGTGATCAACACCTTCAATTTTAACTCCAACTACTGCTGCTCCCTCAAGAGAAGATAATAATACTCTTCTTAGAGAATTACCAATTGTAATACCATAACCCGGAAAACAAGGTTCAATAATAACTTGACCTTTATTTTCTTGGTCCCCTTCTTTGAGTGAGATTTTATTTGGCAAGGCAATATTTTGCATAATTTTTAAATAAATTTTTTATTATATAATAATAAATTACTTTGAATAAAACTCAACAATCATCTGAGCGTTAAGCTTTGTATTAACATCTTCACGAGAAGGCTCGTGTAGTACTTTTGCTTCCATTGTCTTGATATCAAGATTTAACCAGCCTGGAATCTCAGCATTTTTTAATTTTTCTTCTACACCTTTAAAAAATCTATTATTTGAACTTGATTTTTTTATTTTAATAACATCCCCTGTTTTAACAGTGTAAGAAGGGATATTTACTTTCTTATCATTGACAGTAACATGAGTATGACTAACAATTTGTCTAGCTTGTCCTCTTGATGAACCAATTCCAAGTCTATAGATAACGTTA contains:
- a CDS encoding flippase, giving the protein MAKNTSYFTFALILQKVVSFTYFAILARFLGPESLGQYFFAISFASIFGIIIDIGIANVLTREIAKDQESSSKLISNILAIKIPLMFLSWILIYLFIFFLGYTGTLKYLILLSTLAVTLDSFTYTFYAISRGHHNLIFESISSVVFQLIVLCFGFYFLFFDYSILYVMSALVFASIFNFIYSSTLLKRKWHISFFKKIELKVIKHIFIISLPFGVFVGFQRLYLYLDSVLLKMMAGDYFVGLYQVAFKIIFSLQFLPMAFTASLYPAMSAYWKSDRTQLLVTFERAFSYLLIISLPISFGIAFLSQQIILIFSSSYNDAILPLIIIMFSLPFIFLNFPIGSLLNACDKQRLNTFNMGVALVASVILNIILIPKYQALGASITVLLTNMLMFLLGMIQIPGIIKIKFLNLLKIALKTLLASFMMSIFVYYAKDYLNIFFVVTISAFIYFISLYLLRGFRKEDIFSIYSSFIKK
- the rpsI gene encoding 30S ribosomal protein S9 produces the protein MKFKGRYTYAVGRRKTSVAQVRLYKGAGDSLVNGMSFVDYFTENYANITTQSLEMAGLMADYDLSIVVNGGGKKAQAEATRHGISRALLLINVELKPSLRAKGWLTRDARSKERKKPGLKRARKAPQWSKR
- the rplM gene encoding 50S ribosomal protein L13, coding for MVKIERKQHTIDVSGKAVGRVATEIALILRGKIKPEFEPHTDCGDMVEVLGIKELTFTGKKLEQKKYFRYSGYPGGLKETKLKDLNKSRPAEVLKRAVREMLPPVKFRDNMLRRLIIR
- the rplQ gene encoding 50S ribosomal protein L17, translating into MRHRKKGKILDRKKAPREMMLRNLASSILIYEKVKTTEAKAKAVRPLVEKLITASKTGDLIGRRKLIDVLPQKLAVKKAMDILGKRYKERQGGYTRIVKLGIRQGDGAQVAQIELI
- the rpoA gene encoding DNA-directed RNA polymerase subunit alpha is translated as MQNIALPNKISLKEGDQENKGQVIIEPCFPGYGITIGNSLRRVLLSSLEGAAVVGVKIEGVDHEFMSLAHVKEDILEILMNLKELRIKMFTDEVVKLSLSVAGKKIVKASDIKADSSVEVVNKDLNIATLTDMAGNINMEIFVKKGIGYETIEAREEKTTEIGYLEIDSIFSPVLNIGIDIDNVRVGKMTNWDRLVIDILTDGTITPAEAFRQANEILIDQFSSLSEDKKDKTEEKEEEEVDDKVKEEVATDDDSAKEANDDEPTKKRGRPKKSE
- the rpsD gene encoding 30S ribosomal protein S4, yielding MAKNLDAKCRQCRRAGEKLFLKGERCNTAKCAVVKRNYPPGMHGAKQTRRRLTEYATQLIEKQKAKWTYQILEKQFKITFDRAQKRQGNAGDNLFKLLELRLDNVIYRLGIGSSRGQARQIVSHTHVTVNDKKVNIPSYTVKTGDVIKIKKSSSNNRFFKGVEEKLKNAEIPGWLNLDIKTMEAKVLHEPSREDVNTKLNAQMIVEFYSK